The stretch of DNA GCTCCCGCTGGCGCGCCCACTACCGGCCCGGCATGCGCATCGAGGTCGTCGCCCCCAGCGGGGGCGAGCCCGTTGTCCTGCTCGATGACCGGATCCTGACCGCCCAGGCGCGCAGCACCGGGCGTCGCCGCGTCCAGGAGGTCGTGGACGCCTCCGCCCTGGGGCTGGGGGAGCTGACCTACTCCGTGCACGCGGAGGGCTTCTGGCAGGTGCACGTTGATGCTCCCCGGGTTCTGGTGGAGCGCGTCGTGCGCGCCGCCCTGGGGGAGGATCTTGACCGCGCAGCGGGTAGCCGCGTCCTGGAGCTTTACTCGGGGGCCGGCCTGTTCACCCTGCCCCTGGCCGCCCTTGTGGGCACCAGCGGCCAGGTCCTCTCCCTGGAGGGCAACGAGCAGGCCGTTCGTGACTCCCGCCGTACCCTGCACGACCACCCCGCTGCTCGCCTGGCCGCCGGCCGCGTGAGTTCTCGCTCGGTGCGTGAGCTCGCCGGCTCCTTCACCGGAGACCGCCCCGACGTCGTCGTCCTCGATCCTCCGCGGCAGGGGGCCGGTCGCGAGGTCATCGAGGCCGTCGCCGCTCTGGGAGCAGAGCGGATCGTCCTGGTGGCCTGCGACCCGGCGGCCCTGGCCAGGGACCTGGCAACCCTCCTGCGTGCCGGCTACGAGTTGGGCTCCCTGAGTGCGCTGGACATGTTCCCGCACACGCACCACTTCGAGACGATCGCGGTGCTCGACAGAGCCTGAGGCAATGGCGATGGGCCCCAGTCCGTGAAGGACTGGGGCCCATCTCATGCTCCGGGAAGGAGCCTAGTCAGCCGGTGAGAGGTCACGATGCGCGACGACGAGCTGCCAGGATCATGTATCCCGTTGCCAGGAGGGCGGCAACGGCCGCGACCACCGGCACGGCGTTGGCGCCAGTACTCGCCAGGTTGCTGCCGCCATCGCCCGATGGCGTGCTGGCTGACGCGCTGGGTGCGGGGTCCTCGGTGGGAGTGGGCGTCGGCGCGGGGTCCTCGGTGGGGGTCGGCGTCGGCGCGGGCTCCTCGGTGGGAGTGGGCGTCGGCGTGGGCTCCTCGGTGGGAGTGGGCGTCGGCGTGGGCTTCGGGACCTCCGAGTAGGTGTTGGTCACCGTGACAAGGGTGGCGCTGGCAGGCCCCTCCTTGATCGTGAAGGACCCGTTGTCAACCTTGGTGTCGACCGTGTAGCCCTGGCGCTCGGCGCCGCCGTCAGCCAGCTTCTCCTTCTCGGTGACGACGCACTTGGTGCCCACCGGTAGCGACGGGCCGTCGACGGCGGTGCCGTCGCCCTTCACGTCAAGGGTCCCCTTGGAGTCGTTCTCACACGTGTAGTCGATCCGGAAAGTCTCCTTGGAGAAAGTCTCCTTGTTGCTCCCCTCGACCTTCTTCGAGACGGAGAAGGATCCTGTCTTCTGAATGACATCGTTGTACAGGCCCACGGACTGCACGGAGGAGTCGACCGAGAACGTCGCGGTGTCCTGCGTCTCGGTGCCGTTGACGGAGAAGGTCTGGCTTCCCCAACCAAGGGCTCCGGGAAGGGCCGCTGCGGACGTGTCCTCCGTCAGTGTGACCTTGGTTCCCTTGGGGAACTCGCGCAGGGTGTCGGAGGCCTGCTGCTGCCCCACAGCCACCTCGACGGTGTAGGGGTTCGACGTCGGCTTGTTGGCCCAGGTCGGGTAGTCGGCCTCGGTCGTGCCGTTGGGAAGCTCGTAGGAGACGTTCACACGGACCTTGGTATCCGCGGAGACATCATTCTGGTGTGCGCCGGTGACGTACTTCTTGACCCCGAAGGAGCCGAATCCCTGTGTCAGCTGCACGTCGTAGGAGATCGGGTCCTTGTAGGCCATCTGTGCGGACACCGTGGTGTTCTTACCGCCGTTCAGGGTGGCGCTGTTGGTGTAGACGAGACCCGGGACGATCTTGCCGCCATCGGCCAGGGACTGGTAAACGATCTCGTAGTTCGCGTTCTTGGCGAAATTGCCGTCCGTACGGGACAGGGTGATGGACGCAGTGGTTCCGTCAGCGTTGATGGTCGGCTTCAGGACGAACGTTCCGTGGTCGGTGTTCGTGGCTGTGCCATCGGCCTTGGCGACGTCGAAGTAGCCGTCGGCGCCACCGCCGTACTCCTCGGGGTTGACTCGCACGTACCAGGAGCCGAGATCCGAGTTGAGCTTCTGCCCGCCCCCGGAGACGTCGTTGAAGGTGACGCTGTTGACGCTGCCCGCCTCTACTCCCAGGTGTTTGGCGATGGTCGTACCACTGAACTGGATGTGCCAGGTCAGAGCGCTGGAGTCGCGCTTGAGGGAGTTGGCGTACTTGCCAAGGTCCTTCTCAACCCAGGCGATAGGTAGAATTCGCTCGTTGTTGGGGTGGAAGACCTCAACATCGGTGCCGTTGGCGTTGAAGGTGGTCTTGTTGTCCTGGGTCACCTTCTGGGCCACGATCATCTGGTTGCCCGATCCCTTGAGCTCGGTGGCAGCACTGATCGCGGCGTTGAAGGTGCAGGTGAGGGTCTCAGTGGTCGTGACGCAGTCGCCCACCTTGATGCCGTTCCCGAGAACAAGATCATCTCGTCGACCGATCTCACGGTACCGGTACTCCGCCGGAAGGCCGATGCTGAAGGACTCTCCCGGCTGCGGATTGGCGGTAGATGCGTCCCAGGCGAACTTCATGCGAACCGGGTCCTCGAGGTGCGCAGTCTTACCCGGATACTCCGTACCATCCTTGTCGGCGAGGATGAGAGGACTGAAGGAAACCTTCACCCCGGTATTCTGATCCGCGCTCGCACGAGGCGCTACCAGCGCGGCAAAGCTACCCAGTGCGATCAGCAGTACGCCGGCGAGCAGAGTCGCCACGTGCTTGCGACGCACAGAGAGGTGCTGTAAGTGCATTCTTTATCTCCGTCATTCATGGGGGACATTCCTGAGTTGTGGGGAAGTGCAGGAAATCAACGAGATCCTATGTTGCTGACCCTAATGATGGGCGTACAGTGCACGTTTTGTAACCATTGCGTTGCCGTATTGGTATATTTACTGATCCGATGCCTGGGGTGTGCACACTCTCCTCGGGCCCGTGCGGCCGCTCGAGGGAACCGCCCCCGTTGCGTGCGTCGGGCCTTGCCTAATTGCCGTGCCAGCACCTGCCCCGGCCTTCAGGTTTGGGGCCAGGCATCCCCACGTGTTGACAACGGATGACACGCCGTGGGCTACGGTCCGCACCGGAGCATCCCCCCCGTCCGCGCCGTCCTTGCATGACCACGTCACTGGTCGTGTTGCGACGGTGCAGCAGGGCGGTTCGGTACGACAACTGGAAGTGAGTCCCGGTGACCAGCCTCAACACCTTCGCCTCGCGCAGCACCCTCGACGTCGATGGCCGCGGTTACGAGATCTACCGCCTCGATGCCGTCCCCGGCCTGGAACGCCTGCCCTACAGCCTCAAGGTGCTGGCGGAGAATCTGCTGCGCACTGAGGACGGCGCCAACATCACCGCCGAGCACGTGCGTGCCCTGGCCTCCTGGGACCCCGCCGCCGAGCCCGACACGGAGATCCAGTTCACCCCGGCCCGCGTCGTCATGCAGGACTTCACGGGCGTGCCCTGCATCGTCGACCTGGCCACCATGCGTGAAGCGGTCGCCGATCTCGGTGGTGACCCCGAGGTCATCAACCCCCTGGCTCCCGCAGAGATGGTCATCGACCACTCCGTCCAGATCGACTCCTTCGGCCTTCCCGCCTCCCTGGAGCGCAACAAGGAGCGTGAGTACGAGCGCAACGCCGAGCGCTACCAGTTCCTGCGCTGGGGTCAGGGGGCGCTGTCCAACTTCCGCGTCGTCCCCCCGGGCACCGGAATCGTCCACCAGGTCAACATCGAGTACCTGGCCCGCATCGTCTTCACCCATGAGGCCGACGGCGTCACCCAGGCCTACCCCGACACCTGCGTGGGCACCGACTCCCACACCACCATGGTCAACGGCCTGGGCGTCCTGGGCTGGGGCGTGGGCGGCATCGAGGCCGAGGCCGCCATGCTGGGCCAGCCCGTCTCCATGCTCATCCCCAAGGTCGTGGGCTTCAAGCTCTCCGGTGCCATCCCCGCCGGCGCCACCGCCACCGACGTGGTCCTGACCATCACCGAGATGCTGCGCGCCCACGGGGTGGTGGGCAAGTTCGTCGAGTTCTACGGCGAAGGCGTCGCCGAGGTGCCGTTGGCCAACCGCGCCACCATCGGCAACATGAGCCCCGAGTTCGGCTCCACCGCAGCGATCTTCCCGATCGACGACGTCACCCTGGACTACCTGCGCCTGACGGGCCGCTCCGAGGAGCGTGTCCGCCTCGTGGAGGCCTACACCAAGGCCCAGGGCATGTGGCACGACCCGGCCCGTGAACCCGTCTACTCCGAGTACCTCGAGCTGGACCTGTCCACAGTGGTCCCCTCGATCGCCGGCCCCAAGCGCCCCCAGGACCGCATCGTCCTGTCAGGGGCCAAGGAGTCGTTCAAGGAGGTCCTGCCCACCTACGCGGCCCAGCCCTCAAAGCCGACGTCGGTGACCATGGCCGACGGCACCCTCACCGAGCTCGACCACGGGCACGTCGCCATCGCCTCGATCACGTCGTGCACCAACACCTCCAATCCCTCGGTGATGATGGCGGCCGGACTGCTGGCCCGCAACGCCGTGGCGCGGGGACTGCGCTCCAAGCCCTGGGTGAAGACCTCCACCGCCCCGGGCAGCCAGGTCGTCACCGACTACTACGAGAAGGCCGGGCTGTGGCCCGCCCTCAACGAGCTGGGCTTCAACGTCGTCGGCTACGGCTGCGCCACCTGCATCGGCAACTCCGGGCCCCTGCCGGCCGAGGTCTCCCAGGCGGTCAACGACGCCGACCTCGCCGTGGTCTCGGTGCTCTCGGGCAACCGCAACTTCGAGGGGCGCATCAACCCCGATGTCAAGATGAACTACCTGGCCTCCCCGCCGCTGGTCATCGCTTACGCCCTGGCCGGGACCATGGACATCGACTTCGCCACCGAGCCGCTGGGGCAGGACCCCGAGGGCCGTGACGTCTTCCTGTCCGACATCTGGCCCGACCCCACTGAGGTCCAGGCCGTCATCGACGCCACCATCGACCGGGAGATGTACACGCGGGACTACGCCGACGTCTTCGCCGGTGACGAGCGCTGGCAGGGCCTGGACACCCCCGAGGGGGACACCTTCGCCTGGGACGAGGAGTCCACCTACGTGCGCAAGGCCCCCTTCTTCGAGGGGCTGACCATGGAGCTCACCCCGGTCAGTGACATCGAGAGCGCCCGGGTGCTCGCGCTGCTGGGCGACTCGGTCACCACCGACCACATCTCCCCGGCCGGCGCCATCAAGGCCGACTCCCCGGCCGGCCGCTACCTCGCCGAGCACGGAGTGGCCCGTGCGGACTTCAACTCCTACGGCTCGCGCCGCGGTAATCACGAGGTCATGATCCGTGGCACCTTCGCCAACATCCGCCTGCGCAACCGGTTGCTCGACGGCGTCGAGGGCGGCTACACCCGCAACCTCCTCACCGGTGAGCAGGAGTCGATCTTCGACGCCTCCCAGGCCTACCAGGCCGCCGGCATCCCGCTGGTGGTCCTGGGCGGCAAGGAGTACGGCTCAGGCTCCTCACGCGACTGGGCGGCCAAGGGCACGGCCCTGCTGGGTGTCAAGGCCGTGATCGCCGAGTCCTTCGAGCGCATCCACCGCTCCAACCTCATCGGCATGGGCGTGGTCCCCCTCCAGTTCCCGGAGGGTCAGAGCGCCGACTCCCTGGGCCTGGACGGCACCGAGATCTTCTCCATCACGGGCCTGACGGCGCTCAACGAGGGCACCACCCCGCGCACCGTCGCGGTCAGGGCGCAGAGGGCCGACGGCTCGGCGATCTCCTTCGACGCCGTCGTGCGCATCGACACCCCCGGTGAGGCCGACTACTTCCGCCACGGCGGCATCCTGCAGTACGTGCTGCGCAGCCTCGCTCGGGGTGAATAAGGATGTGAGACGCATCGCGTTTCTACCCGTAGAGGAAGTTTCGGATAGCGCTCCAGGTATCTGCAGGATTTTCCTGTAAGGTGAAATGTCCTGATCCAGGTATGAGGGCACTTTGAATATTGGTCAACCCTGCTTGTTTGAAACCGGCAATGTAGGTGTTGATGTCCCCGTGTTCTTGGTTGCCTCGTAAATAAAGTAATGGAATGTTAATCGCATCACTTGATGTTGCGTTCTCTTGGGCATCATCCCAAAGTGCTCGGTAGAATTCGAATCCCTGGCGCAAAGAGTCAGGGGACTGGTAGGAAGAGACGAACTGCCTGCGTGAGGCTCTGCTGATTCTCTCTGGGGTGGCGCTCGTTGTGTCGTAAAAGTAGTCGAAGTATGCTGGCAGATTATTTACGGTGATCTGCTCTGGTAGGTCTGGGATGGAGTGAAAGGCGAAATGCCATAACCAGGGAATTCTGATGACATCATCCCATGGCGCAATTCCAGGAATCACTGTGTTCATGATGACGGCTTTGGTCAGGTCTCCGAACTCTCGTAGGTAGGAGAAGGTGATCATGCCTCCAACGTCGTGACCGACCATAGCGGCATTCTCCAGGCCTAGGTATTCGAGGAAGTCGTGGATTTGTCGTGCCAGCAAGACCTTACTGCCGCAGGGGCCTGTTGTTTTTGAAGCGCCGATACCAGGTAGGTCCACTGCTATGCATTGATAGTCGTGAGCGGCCAGAAGGAGAATATCTTTCCAGGCTGTACTGTCCTGCGGCCACCCGTGAAGAAAAATTATAGTGGGCGCGCAAGGGTCTCCAGCGCGAAGGATACGGAAGACGCGGTCGTCGAGGGTGACGTCGTGAGTGCTGATCGTGGTAGACATGAAACATGTCTACCACATCGAGTCGTTCGTCGCTTGTCAGTTTTCGTGAAGGGGCCGGGTTCCTGATCTCGCGATTGGGGGGTATGGTTGAGAAGGAGTGGGGGTCTTTGTTGCGAGATGTTGGGCTCACTCAGGCTGAGTTCGCGATTCTTGCAACTCTTGCTGACGGGGCGATGGTTCGACAGCGAGATCTTGCGATCCACGTTGGAAGTGATCCTCGCAACATCGTTCCTGTTGTAGCTTCTCTAACTGATCGAGGTCTCGTTGAGGTGGCGCCTGCGCTGGAGGATCGTCGCGTGAAACAGATTAGATTGAGTGTTGAGGGGGCTGATCTGCTCGACACTGTCCAGATTATGTTAGCTCCGTCTCGGGCGAAATTTTTTCGTGGTCTCTCTGATGCGGAATATGACCAGCTTTGTCATCTCTTGCGGGTGGTCTACTCCTCTGCAGTGTCTGTGTGACCTATTCTATGCCCTTCAAGGCAGGTTTGTGCTGCCAGTGCTGAAAAGTGTGACCACCTAGGGTCGTCGCACATAGGGGTCCTTCGAGCTGTTAGTTGGTCGGGGTTGTCGTGAGAGGCGAGTAACTCAGGAAGTCTAAGGTGTCGCTCATGGGATTCCTTATCGCGGCCACTAGGTCACGCCGCTCTTTCTCGGACTGCTTCGTGGTGTATTTCAAGATGTACTCCGACTTCCTCGCCGGCTGTGGAACCAGGTTCTTCTTGGGTGTGATCAGGGGTGGTCGACGACCGTTTCATCGTCCTCATCGTCGAGTCGCTCGACCGGCTGCGGGCTCAGGCCTGCGGCAATTGTCGCAGTTGTCTCTTGCCAATTGGTCAACTTGGTGACCTCCAGGTGTGGTTGGTGTGTTGAGAAGGGTGCTCGTGCAGTGTCGATGAGGTCTCGAGTGCACTGTTCTTGATCTTGAACGGCTGTGCAAGGAGTCTGCTTGCCCTCGGACGTGAATGTCAGTAACTTAATGGCTATGACTATTAGCCAACTTGGGGTGTCGGGCGGCACCATCGCCTACGAGGTGCATGAGCCTGTCGGTGCAGGTGCTGGATCGGCTGCAGCGAGTCGGCCGCTCGTCGTCTGCTCACCGGCCATGGGGGACGTGCGGGACGTCTACGCACCGCTGGCGCAGTCCCTGAGCGAGGCGGGCTTCCGCGTTGTCACTGCGGACCTGCGCGGTCACGGGGACAGCTCGGCAACCTTCACCGCCTATGGTGACGAGGCCACAGCATCCGACCTCATTGCCCTGATCGAGGCTCTCGACGCCGGCTCCGCCGTCGTCGTAGGAGCCTCCATGTCCGGGGCTGCTGCGGTGATCGCAGCCGGGCGCCGCCCCGACCTGGTGTGCGGGCTCGTGCTCGTCTGCCCCTTTCTGCGTGGGCCGCAGAGTCGAGTCAAGACTCTCGTGCAGCGCACCATGCTTGGGATCGCGCTGATGCGCCCTTGGGGTCCTGCTGTGTGGAACAGCTACTCGGCCAGGTTGTGGCCGGGACTGCCCGACGCTCGGCAGCGAGCCACGAGCCTGGTGGACCTGCTGCGCCGCCCAGGGCGCTGGCGCGCTTTCTGGGCTACGACTCGCACCGATCACCGCGTCGTCACCCCCTGGCTGGACAAGGTGGACTGTCCTGCCCTCGTGGTCATGGGACAGAAGGACCCCGACTGGAAGGATCCCATGGCTGAGGCCTCCTGGGTGGCTCGTGCCGTTGGTGACGGGGTGGGAGAGGTCATGATGGTTCCCGACGCAGGGCACGCCCCGATGCTGGAGTGCTCCGACGTCGTCGGGCCGCGTGTGGTCGACTTTGCTCGGCGTATCGTCGCTGACAATGCTGCGCCGAGGCCGGCGGGGGAGAGGTAAGGAGAACAAGATGCCACGAGCGGGACTGAGTACCGAACGCGTGGTGGAACGGGCGGCGCAGATCGTCGACGAGCATGGTCTTGAGTCGCTGTCCCTGAGCCGTCTGGCCGCTGACCTGGGAGTTGCGCCCCCCAGCCTCTATAAACACGTGGGAGGTCTGGGTGATCTCGCCGAGCGGGTGTCGGTTCGCGCGATCAGCGATCTGGCCGACGCTCTGGCTGCCTCCGTCATGGGGCGGGCGGGGCGAGAAGCCCTGGAGGCCCTGGCTCGGGCTTACCGCTCCTTCGCTCATGCGCACCCCGGTCTCTATCCGCTGACGCAGATGCCTGCCGCTGGCGAGGGATCCTTGCACTCGGACCAGGCTCAACGCACAGTTGACATCGTCGCGGCGTCCTTGGCCGGCTATCGCATCCCTGATGAGCGGATCGTCGACGCCGTGAGGATCATCCGGGCCGCCTTGCACGGTTTCGCGGATATCGAGGTCCACGGGGGCTTTGCCATGGATGCACCCATCGACGTGAGTTTCGCCATGCTTGTTGACTCTTTGGACGTGGCCCTGGCTGCCCTGGGTGGACAACAGGTCGATGCCGCGTATCAGTGAGAATGAAAGGATAAGTCGTCTCAATGGCCAGCTGGGAGGGGTGACGGCTGCGTGAGGTTTCCTCACGTGCAGGCGGTGATCCACTGAGGATTCCCGCAGTCACCCCGGAATAGAGGCCCGTCGCTCCCCGTTGCCCTGGCGTCAAGACCACGCCGACCGGTAACCACCGAAGGAGATGCGCATCCATGTCCCAGCCCACCGTCAACAGCGACGCAACCAATCAGACAGACGTCCCGGTCGAGGAGGTCGACCTGCTCGTCGTCGGAGGAGGGAAGGCCGGCAAGTCCCTGGCGATGCTGCGCGCCAAGTCCGGAGACACGGTCGTCATGGTGGAGCGGGACAAGGTGGGCGGCACCTGCATCAACGTCGCCTGCATCCCCACCAAGACCCTCATCTCCGCCGCCCGGGTCCTCCATGAGGTCCAGGGCTCGGGCACATACGGCGTCACCCTGCCCGAGCAGGACGGTGACGCCGATGCTCTGGCCCAGGCCCGCATCGACCTGGCCTCCTTCCGTGCCCGTAAGGAGGCCGTCGTGGCGGGCATGGTGGCCGCCCACGAGAAGATGTTCCCCGCCTCCGGCATGGACTTCGTCAAGGGCACCGCCCGTTTCGTGGGGGAGCGCACCGTCGAGATCGCCCTGAACGACGGCGGCCTCAGGCGAGTACGCGGCGCCAAGGTCCTCATCAACACTGGCACCACGCCGTCGGTCCCCCCGATCGAGGGCCTGGCCGACGTGCGCTACTGGACCAGCGAGGACCTGCTCACCCTGCCCGAGCTGCCCACCGGCCTCGTGGTCCTGGGCGGCGGCGTCATCGGTGTTGAGATGGCCTCCCTCATGGGGCTCCTCGGCGTGCCGGTCACCATCGTCCATGCCGGAGAGCACATTCTGGATCGGGAGGACGACGACGTCGCCGCCGAGGTGACCGCCGGCCTGGAGGCCCTGGGCGTCACGGTCCTGGCCGGCGCACATGCCTCACAGGTCGCCGCCGCCCCCGACGGGCAGGGCATCGTCGTCACCGCCGCTGACGGGCGCGAGGCGACCGGCTCCCACCTGCTCGTTGCCCTGGGACGCACCCCCGTCACCGCCGGTCTCGGCCTGGAGGCCGCGGGTGTGGAACTGACCGAGCGCGGCTTCGTGCGCGTCGACGACCACCTGCGCACCACCGCCGAGAACGTCTACGCCGCCGGTGACGTGGCCGGGACTCCCCAGTTCACGCACGCCTCCTGGAACGACTTCCGCGTCCTGCGCGACCTCTTCGCAGGCAAGGACGCCTCAACCTCAGGGCGCCTCATTCCGTGGGCCGTCTTCACCACGCCCGAGCTGGGGCACGTGGGCCTGACCGAGACCGAGGCCCGCCAGGCCGGCTACGAGGTGCGCGTCGCCAAGACCCCGACGGCCGCCGTCCCGCGCGCCAAGACCCTGGGCCGCACCGAGGGCTTCTTCAAGATCATCGTCGACGCCCGCACCGACCTCATCCTGGGCGCCGCCATCATCGGTGCCGAGGCCAGCGAGGTCGTCACCAGCATCCAGATGGCGATGCTGGGCGGTCTGAGGTGGCAGCAGGTGCGCGACGCCGTCATCACCCACCCCACCATGAGCGAGGGACTCAACATCGTCCTGGACTCCCTGGGCTGAGAACCTGAGGCCGGGCCTCGCCTGGACGGTCTGAATGACCTGCTCAGGCGGGGCGCACGCCCAGGTTCTCAACGCGTTCGGCCCCCGGCAGTGCCACGAGCAGCGCCCCGGGCACCAGGAGCTTGGAGTGACGCACGCCCGAGCCGATGAGCACCGTGGCCCGGTCCGCCACGGCGCCGTCAATGAAGAGCCTCCAGTCCTCGGGCAGGCCGACCGGTGTGATCCCGCCGTACTCCATGCCACTCATCTCCACGGCCCGTTCCACCGGCAGGAACGAGGCCTTGCGCACGTCAATGCGCTTCTTGACGATGTGGTTGACGTCGGCGAAGTCGGGCGCCCGCACGACGCAGGCGGCGATGCGCTCCTCGCCGGTGCGCTTGCCGGCCACGAGCACGCAGTTCCCGGTCGCCTCGGGGTCCAAGGCGTAGTGGGCGTTGAGGGTGTCGGTGTCGGAGTAGCTCGGGTCGATGGGGATCACCTGTGCCTGGCGGACCAGATCTGCGCCCTCGGGGGAGGAGGTCTCCAGCGCTCGCAGCGCCGCAGCCACGGGCCTGGCGAGCAGGTCACTGTGTTCCAGGGCCGGCTGCCAGCCGATCTCTGCGGCGAAGACCTCAGCCGGATCACGCAGCTCAGTCATTCCTCTCATCC from Actinomyces sp. Marseille-P3109 encodes:
- a CDS encoding class I SAM-dependent RNA methyltransferase; this translates as MIPQSSRPGRPAQSVPGRGRSRELTLAVGAPAHGGHCVARPADDPAGRVIFVRHALPGETVRARLTEMTSRTWRADAVEILQASPDRVESVWSEAGPAGVGGGELAHVALDAQRTWKRWVLADCMRRIGGQEVADAVASLPEASAAAAVPVEPMPTDAAAQASTSARRRALAGTATRTRVSLTVTDDGEPGMHAFRSGTVLPLHRLPLAVPAITEIGLLERSRWRAHYRPGMRIEVVAPSGGEPVVLLDDRILTAQARSTGRRRVQEVVDASALGLGELTYSVHAEGFWQVHVDAPRVLVERVVRAALGEDLDRAAGSRVLELYSGAGLFTLPLAALVGTSGQVLSLEGNEQAVRDSRRTLHDHPAARLAAGRVSSRSVRELAGSFTGDRPDVVVLDPPRQGAGREVIEAVAALGAERIVLVACDPAALARDLATLLRAGYELGSLSALDMFPHTHHFETIAVLDRA
- a CDS encoding DUF7926 domain-containing protein; protein product: MKVSFSPLILADKDGTEYPGKTAHLEDPVRMKFAWDASTANPQPGESFSIGLPAEYRYREIGRRDDLVLGNGIKVGDCVTTTETLTCTFNAAISAATELKGSGNQMIVAQKVTQDNKTTFNANGTDVEVFHPNNERILPIAWVEKDLGKYANSLKRDSSALTWHIQFSGTTIAKHLGVEAGSVNSVTFNDVSGGGQKLNSDLGSWYVRVNPEEYGGGADGYFDVAKADGTATNTDHGTFVLKPTINADGTTASITLSRTDGNFAKNANYEIVYQSLADGGKIVPGLVYTNSATLNGGKNTTVSAQMAYKDPISYDVQLTQGFGSFGVKKYVTGAHQNDVSADTKVRVNVSYELPNGTTEADYPTWANKPTSNPYTVEVAVGQQQASDTLREFPKGTKVTLTEDTSAAALPGALGWGSQTFSVNGTETQDTATFSVDSSVQSVGLYNDVIQKTGSFSVSKKVEGSNKETFSKETFRIDYTCENDSKGTLDVKGDGTAVDGPSLPVGTKCVVTEKEKLADGGAERQGYTVDTKVDNGSFTIKEGPASATLVTVTNTYSEVPKPTPTPTPTEEPTPTPTPTEEPAPTPTPTEDPAPTPTPTEDPAPSASASTPSGDGGSNLASTGANAVPVVAAVAALLATGYMILAARRRAS
- the acnA gene encoding aconitate hydratase AcnA — encoded protein: MTSLNTFASRSTLDVDGRGYEIYRLDAVPGLERLPYSLKVLAENLLRTEDGANITAEHVRALASWDPAAEPDTEIQFTPARVVMQDFTGVPCIVDLATMREAVADLGGDPEVINPLAPAEMVIDHSVQIDSFGLPASLERNKEREYERNAERYQFLRWGQGALSNFRVVPPGTGIVHQVNIEYLARIVFTHEADGVTQAYPDTCVGTDSHTTMVNGLGVLGWGVGGIEAEAAMLGQPVSMLIPKVVGFKLSGAIPAGATATDVVLTITEMLRAHGVVGKFVEFYGEGVAEVPLANRATIGNMSPEFGSTAAIFPIDDVTLDYLRLTGRSEERVRLVEAYTKAQGMWHDPAREPVYSEYLELDLSTVVPSIAGPKRPQDRIVLSGAKESFKEVLPTYAAQPSKPTSVTMADGTLTELDHGHVAIASITSCTNTSNPSVMMAAGLLARNAVARGLRSKPWVKTSTAPGSQVVTDYYEKAGLWPALNELGFNVVGYGCATCIGNSGPLPAEVSQAVNDADLAVVSVLSGNRNFEGRINPDVKMNYLASPPLVIAYALAGTMDIDFATEPLGQDPEGRDVFLSDIWPDPTEVQAVIDATIDREMYTRDYADVFAGDERWQGLDTPEGDTFAWDEESTYVRKAPFFEGLTMELTPVSDIESARVLALLGDSVTTDHISPAGAIKADSPAGRYLAEHGVARADFNSYGSRRGNHEVMIRGTFANIRLRNRLLDGVEGGYTRNLLTGEQESIFDASQAYQAAGIPLVVLGGKEYGSGSSRDWAAKGTALLGVKAVIAESFERIHRSNLIGMGVVPLQFPEGQSADSLGLDGTEIFSITGLTALNEGTTPRTVAVRAQRADGSAISFDAVVRIDTPGEADYFRHGGILQYVLRSLARGE
- a CDS encoding alpha/beta fold hydrolase, yielding MSTTISTHDVTLDDRVFRILRAGDPCAPTIIFLHGWPQDSTAWKDILLLAAHDYQCIAVDLPGIGASKTTGPCGSKVLLARQIHDFLEYLGLENAAMVGHDVGGMITFSYLREFGDLTKAVIMNTVIPGIAPWDDVIRIPWLWHFAFHSIPDLPEQITVNNLPAYFDYFYDTTSATPERISRASRRQFVSSYQSPDSLRQGFEFYRALWDDAQENATSSDAINIPLLYLRGNQEHGDINTYIAGFKQAGLTNIQSALIPGSGHFTLQENPADTWSAIRNFLYG
- a CDS encoding MarR family winged helix-turn-helix transcriptional regulator, whose product is MSTTSSRSSLVSFREGAGFLISRLGGMVEKEWGSLLRDVGLTQAEFAILATLADGAMVRQRDLAIHVGSDPRNIVPVVASLTDRGLVEVAPALEDRRVKQIRLSVEGADLLDTVQIMLAPSRAKFFRGLSDAEYDQLCHLLRVVYSSAVSV
- a CDS encoding alpha/beta fold hydrolase gives rise to the protein MTISQLGVSGGTIAYEVHEPVGAGAGSAAASRPLVVCSPAMGDVRDVYAPLAQSLSEAGFRVVTADLRGHGDSSATFTAYGDEATASDLIALIEALDAGSAVVVGASMSGAAAVIAAGRRPDLVCGLVLVCPFLRGPQSRVKTLVQRTMLGIALMRPWGPAVWNSYSARLWPGLPDARQRATSLVDLLRRPGRWRAFWATTRTDHRVVTPWLDKVDCPALVVMGQKDPDWKDPMAEASWVARAVGDGVGEVMMVPDAGHAPMLECSDVVGPRVVDFARRIVADNAAPRPAGER
- a CDS encoding TetR/AcrR family transcriptional regulator, which gives rise to MPRAGLSTERVVERAAQIVDEHGLESLSLSRLAADLGVAPPSLYKHVGGLGDLAERVSVRAISDLADALAASVMGRAGREALEALARAYRSFAHAHPGLYPLTQMPAAGEGSLHSDQAQRTVDIVAASLAGYRIPDERIVDAVRIIRAALHGFADIEVHGGFAMDAPIDVSFAMLVDSLDVALAALGGQQVDAAYQ
- a CDS encoding dihydrolipoyl dehydrogenase family protein encodes the protein MSQPTVNSDATNQTDVPVEEVDLLVVGGGKAGKSLAMLRAKSGDTVVMVERDKVGGTCINVACIPTKTLISAARVLHEVQGSGTYGVTLPEQDGDADALAQARIDLASFRARKEAVVAGMVAAHEKMFPASGMDFVKGTARFVGERTVEIALNDGGLRRVRGAKVLINTGTTPSVPPIEGLADVRYWTSEDLLTLPELPTGLVVLGGGVIGVEMASLMGLLGVPVTIVHAGEHILDREDDDVAAEVTAGLEALGVTVLAGAHASQVAAAPDGQGIVVTAADGREATGSHLLVALGRTPVTAGLGLEAAGVELTERGFVRVDDHLRTTAENVYAAGDVAGTPQFTHASWNDFRVLRDLFAGKDASTSGRLIPWAVFTTPELGHVGLTETEARQAGYEVRVAKTPTAAVPRAKTLGRTEGFFKIIVDARTDLILGAAIIGAEASEVVTSIQMAMLGGLRWQQVRDAVITHPTMSEGLNIVLDSLG
- a CDS encoding YbaK/EbsC family protein; protein product: MTELRDPAEVFAAEIGWQPALEHSDLLARPVAAALRALETSSPEGADLVRQAQVIPIDPSYSDTDTLNAHYALDPEATGNCVLVAGKRTGEERIAACVVRAPDFADVNHIVKKRIDVRKASFLPVERAVEMSGMEYGGITPVGLPEDWRLFIDGAVADRATVLIGSGVRHSKLLVPGALLVALPGAERVENLGVRPA